A genomic window from Montipora capricornis isolate CH-2021 chromosome 8, ASM3666992v2, whole genome shotgun sequence includes:
- the LOC138014234 gene encoding uncharacterized protein, protein MWAQNSCTWCSSVPGDTVMADSGSSGKTSAINAKATLRRVAEQLLTRANRGDADDHAQPTSSLHVQEGPPSTIQEHHRVFNYMKPKSGGFNPRRNSASSKKGKSKLQSCTLKFFCLSKVNSEKPPSSVSEKTGLSNCGLGPGSITIDLNSSASDVHHNLVERFPLLQAGGGYELLLYQRGGLEQGFHNIPPPYTPARIKELAGQAQVYVRPLQQDLDDMEENEPNCTTVKISGPLVKCLQCHDEVEMHELRHHVEEVHGKRQKGSSSNTPLDDFLERNTKKSKIDVAIPDGDDPPLAGPSFVNDDELSQMREMFPSKPIDCLRDSLVVHGSVAKAALSLSGAEVDVDDSDLYQSAFDTTPESLQAIIEELKKQLSDEKEKVKVEEDDLLNDALTYYKDSDFDPKKKLRIVFKNQPAADTGGVLRQFFTQLLKEISELFFFGEKSRRPIYNSDIVSSGMMKLVGTIIVHSVLLAGLGFPVFSRSVYRYLATGKTDEVIQNMTVDDCSLPGRNFTDKVAEADDFSSLDQEEATGILSECGLTLKITSENHMRVTQAVMIHDIIGKPKIVLDQLREGFATLGFGAAMLKHPEMFEELFVCDHDILDSELIINSLQFPTVMTSDETTTHYYLIEFLLAGSQETLKRFLVFATGLPVLPGFGLGKIEVKFDDGTAIFASTCVQSLTLPRKFPDKSMFNCSMVGVINSVTGTKSFNCV, encoded by the exons ATGTGGGCTCAAAATAGTTGCACGTGGTGTTCCAGTGTTCCAGGTGACACAGTGATGGCGGATAGTGGAAGCTCTGGGAAGACGTCTGCGATCAACGCGAAGGCCACACTTCGTCGCGTGGCGGAGCAATTGTTAACTCGTGCAAATAGAG GTGATGCTGATGATCATGCCCAGCCTACCAGTAGCTTACATGTACAAGAAGGACCTCCTTCAACAATACAAGAACATCACAGGGTATTTAACTACATGAAGCCAAAGAGTGGAGGATTCAATCCCAGAAGGAACTCTGCCAGTAGTAAAAAAGGCAAAAGCAAGCTTCAGAGTTGcactttgaaatttttctgCTTATCCAAAGTTAATTCTGAAAAACCACCAAGCTCTGTGTCCGAAAAGACTGGACTTTCAAACTGTGGCTTGGGGCCAGGGTCAATCACTATTGACCTCAACAGCAGTGCTAGTGATGTCCACCACAACCTTGTTGAAAGGTTCCCTCTTTTGCAAGCTGGGGGAGGATATGAACTGCTGCTTTACCAGCGAGGGGGGTTAGAACAAGGTTTCCACAATATTCCCCCACCCTACACTCCAGCAAGAATAAAGGAGCTAGCGGGGCAAGCCCAAGTCTATGTTCGACCCCTACAGCAGGACCTTGATGACATGGAAGAAAATGAGCCGAATTGCACAACAGTGAAA ATATCTGGACCACTAGTGAAGTGTTTACAGTGTCACGATGAGGTAGAAATGCATGAACTTAGACACCATGTAGAAGAAGTTCATGGTAAAAGACAGAAG GGATCCAGCAGTAACACCCCCTTGGATGATTTCCTGGAAAG AAACACCAAGAAGTCCAAGATTGATGTTGCCATCCCTGATGGTGATGATCCCCCTCTAGCTGGACCTTCTTTTGTCAATGATGATGAGCTCAGCCAGATGAGGGAAATGTTTCCCAGCAAACCAATAGACTGTTTGCGTGACAGCCTGGTGGTCCATGGCTCAGTTGCAAAGGCTGCATTGTCATTATCCGGGGCAGAAGTTGATGTAGATGACAGTGATCTCTATCAGTCGGCATTTGATACTACACCAGAATCCCTACAAGCCATAATTGAAGAACTAAAGAAACAGTTGAGTGACGagaaagaaaaagtaaaagttgAAGAAGATGATCTTCTCAATGATGCCCTGACCTATTACAAGGACAGCGACTTTGATCCTAAAAAGAAACTTAGAATTGTCTTTAAGAATCAACCTGCAGCAGACACTGGAGGTGTGCTGAGACAGTTCTTCACACAGCTCCTGAAAGAAATATCTGAACTCTtcttttttggagaaaaatcaAGACGCCCCATCTACAACTCGGATATTGTGTCATCTGGAATGATGAAACTTGTAGGAACAATTATTGTTCACAGTGTTTTACTTGCAGGCCTGGGGTTTCCTGTTTTTTCTCGTTCTGTGTACAGGTACCTAGCGACTGGAAAAACAGATGAAGTCATCCAGAACATGACAGTTGATGACTGCTCATTGCCTGGTAGGAATTTCACAGACAAG GTTGCAGAGGCGGATGACTTTTCATCACTTGATCAAGAGGAAGCCACTGGCATTCTCTCTGAATGTGGTCTCACTTTAAAAATAACA agtGAAAACCATATGAGAGTCACACAAGCAGTCATGATTCATGACATCATAGGAAAGCCAAAGATTGTGCTTGATCAGTTACGGGAAGGCTTTGCAACCCTTGGCTTTGGAGCAGCAATGTTGAAGCATCCTGAAATGTTTGAAGAGTTGTTTGTATGTGATCATGACATCTTGGATAGTGAATTGATCATAAATTCACTTCAGTTCCCTACAGTTATGACTAGTGATGAAACAACAACTCATTACTATCTCATAGAATTCTTACTGGCAGGTTCCCAAGAAACCCTCAAGCGATTTTTAGTTTTTGCTACAGGGTTACCTGTACTACCTGGTTTCGGCTTGGGAAAGATAGAAGTCAAATTTGATGATGGCACAGCAATCTTTGCATCCACCTGTGTGCAAAGCCTAACACTTCCTAGGAAATTTCCTGACAAAAGCATGTTTAATTGTTCAATGGTTGGAGTAATTAACAGTGTTACAGGTACAAAGTCATTTAACTGTGTTTGA
- the LOC138013983 gene encoding uncharacterized protein, giving the protein MAAFRRAYDIVQQTIEMLDNSEITSFEIDGISLRIDYLTRTLVNLDSNRTPTYEIVQLLGETSRHLREVESQSTVCAIQYAPKIYSGECGRPAFEIKEEQLSFLIDQGFQVPVIAQLFRVSTRTIERRMTKYDLTISGAYSDISADDLDRITREAQREHAGIGIRMLKGYLRSKALRVQWERVRQSLLRTDPTGVHQRWRDSIRRRKYWVPGPLALWHTDGNHKLIRWRIVVHGGVDGYSRLPGFLHA; this is encoded by the exons ATGGCTGCTTTCAGACGAGCGTACGACATCGTCCAGCAGACTATTGAAATGCTAGACAATTCAGAGATAACATCGTTTGAAATTGATGGAATATCTCTGAGAATAGATTACCTAACCCGCACATTAGTAAACCTTGATAGCAACCGTACACCGACTTATGAAATTGTTCAACTTTTGGGGGAGACCAGCCGCCATCTCCGTGAAGTGGAATCGCAATCAACTGTTTGTGCCATACAGTATGCCCCAAAAATATATTCTGGGGAATGTGGACGTCCAGCATTCGAAATCAAAGAAGAACAATTGTCTTTTCTTATTGACCAGGGCTTCCAGGTTCCCGTTATTGCCCAGTTGTTTAGGGTATCAACACGAACGATAGAAAGAAGAATGACAAAATATGACCTGACAATTTCAG GTGCATACAGTGACATCAGTGCTGATGACTTGGACAGAATTACCAGAGAAGCCCAAAGAGAACACGCAGGAATTGGTATAAGGATGCTGAAGGGATATCTGAGAAGTAAAGCTTTAAGAGTACAGTGGGAAAGAGTGCGTCAGTCACTTCTCAGGACTGACCCTACAGGTGTACATCAAAGGTGGAGAGATTCCATTCGCCGCCGTAAGTACTGGGTTCCTGGACCCCTAGCTCTATGGCACACTGATGGAAATCATAAACTTATAAG GTGGAGAATTGTTGTCCATGGAGGTGTGGATGGTTATTCACGATTACCAGGCTTTTTACATGCATAG
- the LOC138014241 gene encoding uncharacterized protein, giving the protein MARFVKSCYKIHRHDMHLHAMLTFKNGSYDKDIFCVWFIESNSLQADIGRSTHNQRIERLWRDVYGDCLSLFYQIFQYLEMHNMLDADDEIHIWCLHMVYLPMINQHLETWKASWAHHPKRTESNKSPMQLWIGGLHATQFGQDMLRNARDPVTEEQISQYGIDWDGPVNTDGDNLVEVPDTSSPLDDDKLQLL; this is encoded by the exons atggcaagattcgtgaaaagctgctataaaattcacaggcacgacatgcatcttcacgcaatgcttactttcaagaatggatcatacgacaaggacatattttgtgtgtggtttattgaatctaattccttgcaagcggacattg GAAGAAGTACCCACAATCAGAGAATCGAGAGATTATGGAGGGATGTCTATGGTGACTGCCTTTCCCTGTTTTATCAGATCTTCCAATACCTTGAAATGCATAATATGCTTGATGCAGATGATGAGATCCACATTTGGTGTTTACACATGGTTTACCTTCCCATGATCAACCAACATTTAGAAACTTGGAAAGCTTCATGGGCTCACCATCCAAAGCGCACTGAAAGTAACAAATCCCCAATGCAACTGTGGATTGGTGGACTGCATGCAACTCAATTTGGCCAAGACATGTTAAGAAATGCGCGGGATCCAGTAACAGAG GAACAAATAAGTCAATATGGAATTGACTGGGATGGGCCAGTGAACACAGATGGTGACAACCTAGTCGAAGTTCCAGATACTTCATCTCCACTAGATGATGACAAATTGCAGTTATTATGA